A stretch of Oceaniferula marina DNA encodes these proteins:
- the infA gene encoding translation initiation factor IF-1 produces the protein MMMCPPLRASAWRSDQPTKEQAIAGRPKRPGRGNPRGRNRRKGNNYGQRKKKDDDRDNNVVEIEGVITSVLAGTMFKVALPSGHEVLAHISGKMRKRFIRLVVGDKVKMEMSAYDTSKARIVFRVG, from the coding sequence GTGCATCCGCATGGAGAAGCGATCAACCAACAAAGGAGCAAGCTATCGCAGGACGACCAAAAAGACCAGGACGGGGAAACCCACGCGGAAGAAACCGCCGTAAGGGAAATAATTACGGCCAACGCAAAAAAAAGGACGACGACCGTGATAACAATGTTGTCGAAATTGAGGGCGTCATCACCTCGGTTCTTGCCGGGACCATGTTTAAGGTGGCACTCCCCAGCGGTCACGAAGTTTTAGCTCACATTTCCGGAAAAATGCGTAAACGCTTCATTCGCCTCGTCGTGGGTGACAAGGTAAAGATGGAGATGTCCGCTTACGATACATCGAAAGCCCGCATCGTCTTCCGAGTCGGATAA
- a CDS encoding arsenate reductase family protein: MIRYYAYQKCSTCRKAKQWLESQDIDFEEIAIREQTPTMEELKQALAAKGSIKALFNTSGMDYRALGLKDKLPTMSEQESLELLRSNGMLVKRPFVTGADISLTGFKEQEWQEKLLKV; encoded by the coding sequence ATGATTCGCTATTACGCATACCAAAAATGCAGCACTTGCCGGAAAGCCAAGCAATGGCTCGAGTCCCAAGACATTGATTTCGAAGAAATAGCCATCCGCGAACAAACGCCAACCATGGAAGAACTCAAACAAGCCCTGGCAGCCAAAGGCAGCATCAAGGCTTTGTTCAATACCTCGGGAATGGATTACCGCGCACTCGGACTCAAAGACAAACTGCCAACCATGAGTGAGCAGGAATCCCTCGAATTGTTACGGTCCAATGGCATGCTGGTGAAGCGTCCTTTTGTCACGGGGGCTGACATCTCACTGACAGGATTCAAAGAACAGGAATGGCAGGAAAAGCTGCTAAAGGTATAA